In one Lycium barbarum isolate Lr01 chromosome 7, ASM1917538v2, whole genome shotgun sequence genomic region, the following are encoded:
- the LOC132603796 gene encoding uncharacterized protein At4g10930 isoform X2, whose amino-acid sequence MEMELFTEAMPEEDNCCIDENNDDPSMLDGERCGICMDVVIDRGVLDCCQHWFCFTCIDNWATITNLCPLCQSEFQLITCVPVFDTIGGSQTEEDLYTRDDDWSIEGKTNTLSFPSYYIDENAVVCLDGDGCKVRAGAVKNEGDLNLDTSIACDSCDIWYHAFCVGFDTEDTSESSWLCPRCVDKLPEKSESYKKFGPENASNNCLLEASFSGEVSVSVADAGETAVVVSIVERNKQDEVPGRKLLNLDTDEAINTGILIHDPVPDTPSIELSLPQNECPDSAQPSATPVDVKSDSSTQLISNEPVQPNLDLHLGLSVNSFSACNDVTNAKVAGDQVPQAARPTNTSECLPPGEKVTLDKNEDKVVASGAKRKRRENSDCRNADDGGIRAKAEPANYPKRVKIEGTSEQLNTKEQPPVSASDKSDKPRAVTLKDEKMKCKPENKNLSTDIMNIVQGTGRKTLKKLAHSNQDGMSSELRENAARLRVKKIMRRTGDEDSSVLVENLRKEIREAVRNKSYGDKGEKHLDPKLLTAFRAVVTGSTTETKKPSVDLKAKKSLLQKGKVRENLTKKIYGIGGRRRRAWTRDCEVEFWKYRCSNMSKPEKIQTLKSVLDLLRDDSENAATKPVNEGEGRSSILSRLYLADNSVFPRKEDIKPASTRTVVGADQNKDNGLTSSTSATSFASPSSIVPPVNVSSVVVASPLEIKGAKVSVPTTKADITRNVLSIKGTDRPSTSTSSGLKLCTKEETAVKCDNTRSDKRKWALEVLARKTAAASKSGTLENEEDSAVLKNNYPLLAQLPKDMRPALAPCRHNKIPMSVRLAQLHRLTEHLLRKTNLSVMCRTAETELAIADAVNIEKEVADRSNSKLVYVNLCSQELRRSDNASHVGVAEPNPCQTSEVLSNSSEELSDAHSSDPAVNEALRNAGLLSDSPPNSPSCPLEEVKEEICISKEVEDDGPENVFEVDAPPELDIYGDFEYSLEDDDFSGAGTSMISALQPEESKMKLVFSTIYPVGSDGSMELQNHEKQDIPEGPVDTSSLSGCETSGGVGSSTAADQTENCLDHSSPAVDEESIVDCEELYGPDKEPLIQKYPEMASLKLDELAMNMEVQQSNRVDESNQASKSSEQGNDSSSTASKSPNQLTKSENLQVKKTSKSLAEKESGSKNSVSMKVEAYVKEHIRPLCKSGVISVEQYRWAVGKTTEKVMKYHPKDKNANFLIKEGDKIKKLAEQYVETAQKQKN is encoded by the exons ATGGAGATGGAATTGTTTACGGAGGCAATGCCTGAAGAAGATAACTGTtgtattgatgaaaataatgAT gaTCCGTCGATGTTGGACGGTGAAAGATGTGGGATATGTATGGATGTTGTCATTGATAGAGGAGTTCTAGACTGCTGTCAACACTG GTTTTGTTTTACATGCATTGACAACTGGGCTACCATCACAAACTTATGCCCACTTTGCCAGAGTGAATTTCAATTGATCACTTGTGTGCCT GTATTTGATACCATAGGGGGCAGCCAGACTGAGGAGGATTTATATACCAG AGATGATGATTGGTCCATTGAAGGGAAGACTAATACTCTTTCATTCCCATCATACTATATCGACGAGAAT GCAGTTGTCTGCTTGGATGGAGATGGCTGCAAAGTTCGGGCTGGCGCAGTTAAAAATGAAGGAGATCTGAATCTTGATACGTCAATTGCTTGTGATTCATGTGACATATG GTATCATGCCTTTTGTGTTGGATTTGACACTGAGGACACTTCTGAAAGTTCATGGCTATGCCCAAG ATGTGTAGACAAGCTACCCGAAAAGTCAGAATCTTACAAGAAGTTTGGTCCAGAAAATGCCAGCAATAACTGTTTGCTTGAGGCTTCTTTTTCAGGGGAAGTGTCTGTATCTGTTGCTGATGCTGGTGAGACGGCTGTTGTCGTCTCGATTGTTGAGAGGAACAAACAGGATGAAGTACCAGGCAGAAAACTTTTAAATCTAGATACTGACGAGGCTATAAATACTGGCATTTTGATCCATGATCCTGTTCCTGATACTCCCAGTATAGAACTGTCCTTGCCACAAAATGAATGTCCAGATTCAGCGCAGCCTTCTGCTACCCCTGTGGATGTGAAGTCTGATTCATCAACGCAGTTAATTAGTAATGAACCGGTTCAACCAAATCTAGATCTTCATCTGGGATTGTCAGTGAACTCATTTTCAGCATGTAATG ACGTTACAAATGCGAAGGTAGCTGGAGATCAAGTACCTCAAGCTGCACGACCGACGAATACGTCAGAATGCCTTCCTCCAG GTGAAAAAGTGACGCTTGATAAGAACGAGGACAAGGTTGTGGCTTCCGGTGCAAAAAGAAAGCGCAGGGAAAACAG TGATTGCAGAAATGCTGATGATGGAGGCATTAGAGCCAAAGCTGAGCCTGCCAATTATCCGAAGAGAGTTAAAATCGAGGGAACCAGTGAGCAACTTAATACAAAGGAGCAACCTCCAGTATCTGCTTCTGACAAGTCCGATAAACCTCGAGCAGTCACCTTGAAGGACGAGAAAATGAAATGTAAACCTGAAAATAAAAATCTTAGCACTGACATAATGAATATAGTTCAAGGAACAGGTCGTAAAACTTTGAAGAAGCTTGCACATAGCAACCAGGATGGAATGTCCTCAGAACTAAGAGAAAATGCAGCTCGCTTGAGGGTTAAAAAGATCATGCGGAGAACTGGTGATGAGGACTCATCAGTGCTAGTTGAAAATCTGAGGAAAGAAATTAGAGAAGCTGTTCGTAACAAGTCTTATGGGGATAAAGGGGAAAAGCATCTTGATCCGAAACTTCTTACTGCTTTTAGAGCTGTTGTGACAGGATCTACAACTGAAACTAAGAAGCCTTCTGTGGATCTGAAAGCAAAGAAGTCACTGTTGCAGAAGGGAAAAGTACGTGAAAACCTAACCAAAAAGATTTATGGTATTGGAGGAAGACGACGGAGAGCATGGACTCGGGATTGTGAAGTAGAATTCTGGAAATACAGATGCTCAAACATGTCAAAGCCTGAGAAGATTCAGACATTGAAGTCGGTTCTTGACCTCCTGAGAGATGATTCTGAGAATGCAGCAACAAAGCCTGTGAATGAAGGGGAAGGAAGGTCTTCCATCCTTTCAAGGCTATATTTAGCAGATAATTCGGTTTTTCCAAGAAAGGAGGATATCAAGCCTGCCTCTACCCGTACTGTTGTTGGAGCTGATCAGAACAAAGATAACGGATTGACATCAAGCACTTCAGCAACATCTTTTGCTAGTCCATCCAGTATAGTTCCACCCGTAAATGTGTCTTCTGTGGTGGTGGCTTCTCCTTTGGAAATTAAGGGGGCCAAGGTAAGTGTCCCAACCACTAAGGCTGATATTACCAGAAATGTACTTTCAATCAAAGGCACTGATAGGCCGTCTACATCAACATCAAGTGGTTTGAAATTGTGTACCAAGGAGGAAACAGCTGTAAAATGTGATAATACAAGGAGCGATAAGAGGAAGTGGGCACTAGAGGTTCTTGCAAGAAAAACAGCAGCAGCAAGCAAGAGCGGGACCCTGGAAAATGAAGAGGACAGTGCCGTACTGAAAAATAATTATCCTTTGCTA GCTCAGCTACCGAAAGACATGCGGCCAGCTTTGGCACCCTGTCGTCATAATAAAATCCCCATGTCCGTCAGGCTG GCTCAACTTCACCGTCTCACTGAGCACCTCTTAAGGAAAACAAATCTGTCAGTTATGTGCAGAACAGCAGAAACAGAGCTGGCAATTGCAGACGCGGTTAATATTGAAAAGGAGGTTGCTGATAGGTCTAATAGCAAACTAGTATATGTAAATCTCTGCTCACAAGAACTGCGCAGATCAGACAATGCCAGTCATGTTGGTGTTGCAGAGCCAAATCCTTGCCAAACATCAGAAGTTCTAAGTAACTCATCAGAAGAATTAAGCGACGCCCATTCTTCTGATCCAGCAGTCAATGAAGCGCTAAGAAATGCAGGACTTTTGTCCGATTCACCTCCAAATAGTCCAAGTTGCCCCTTGGAGGAAGTCAAAGAGGAAATTTGCATATCAAAAGAAGTTGAAGATGACGGGCCAGAGAATGTGTTTGAAGTGGATGCTCCTCCAGAACTTGATATATATGGGGATTTTGAATATAGTTTGGAGGATGATGACTTTTCTGGTGCTGGAACTTCAATGATCTCTGCGCTGCAGCCAGAAGAATCTAAAATGAAACTTGTCTTCTCCACAATCTACCCTGTGGGATCTGATGGTTCTATGGAACTTCAAAATCACGAAAAACAGGACATTCCTGAAGGTCCTGTAGACACATCTTCCTTGAGTGGATGTGAAACAAGTGGTGGGGTTGGAAGCTCAACTGCAGCTGACCAGACTGAAAATTGCCTTGATCATAGTTCCCCGGCAGTCGATGAAGAGTCTATTGTAGACTGTGAAGAGTTGTACGGACCAGATAAAGAGCCGCTGATTCAGAAGTATCCTGAGATGGCATCACTCAAGCTTGATGAACTGGCCATGAACATGGAAGTTCAACAAAGCAATAGAGTCGATGAATCCAATCAGGCTTCAAAGTCTTCGGAGCAGGGAAACGACAGCAGCTCTACTGCTTCCAAATCACCTAACCAGCTTACCAAAAGTGAAAATCTACAGGTGAAGAAGACATCGAAATCCCTTGCTGAAAAGGAATCAGGCAGCAAAAACTCTGTATCGATGAAG GTCGAAGCATACGTGAAGGAGCACATTAGACCACTTTGCAAGAGCGGGGTGATCTCTGTTGAACAATACAGGTGGGCTGTGGGCAAAACCACTGAGAAAGTCATGAAGTATCACCCAAAGGACAAAAATGCTAATTTTCTCATCAAGGAAGGAGATAAAATTAAGAAACTTGCAGAGCAGTACGTTGAGACAgctcaaaaacaaaaaaactaa
- the LOC132603796 gene encoding uncharacterized protein At4g10930 isoform X1, producing the protein MEMELFTEAMPEEDNCCIDENNDDPSMLDGERCGICMDVVIDRGVLDCCQHWFCFTCIDNWATITNLCPLCQSEFQLITCVPVFDTIGGSQTEEDLYTRDDDWSIEGKTNTLSFPSYYIDENAVVCLDGDGCKVRAGAVKNEGDLNLDTSIACDSCDIWYHAFCVGFDTEDTSESSWLCPRCVDKLPEKSESYKKFGPENASNNCLLEASFSGEVSVSVADAGETAVVVSIVERNKQDEVPGRKLLNLDTDEAINTGILIHDPVPDTPSIELSLPQNECPDSAQPSATPVDVKSDSSTQLISNEPVQPNLDLHLGLSVNSFSACNVDVTNAKVAGDQVPQAARPTNTSECLPPGEKVTLDKNEDKVVASGAKRKRRENSDCRNADDGGIRAKAEPANYPKRVKIEGTSEQLNTKEQPPVSASDKSDKPRAVTLKDEKMKCKPENKNLSTDIMNIVQGTGRKTLKKLAHSNQDGMSSELRENAARLRVKKIMRRTGDEDSSVLVENLRKEIREAVRNKSYGDKGEKHLDPKLLTAFRAVVTGSTTETKKPSVDLKAKKSLLQKGKVRENLTKKIYGIGGRRRRAWTRDCEVEFWKYRCSNMSKPEKIQTLKSVLDLLRDDSENAATKPVNEGEGRSSILSRLYLADNSVFPRKEDIKPASTRTVVGADQNKDNGLTSSTSATSFASPSSIVPPVNVSSVVVASPLEIKGAKVSVPTTKADITRNVLSIKGTDRPSTSTSSGLKLCTKEETAVKCDNTRSDKRKWALEVLARKTAAASKSGTLENEEDSAVLKNNYPLLAQLPKDMRPALAPCRHNKIPMSVRLAQLHRLTEHLLRKTNLSVMCRTAETELAIADAVNIEKEVADRSNSKLVYVNLCSQELRRSDNASHVGVAEPNPCQTSEVLSNSSEELSDAHSSDPAVNEALRNAGLLSDSPPNSPSCPLEEVKEEICISKEVEDDGPENVFEVDAPPELDIYGDFEYSLEDDDFSGAGTSMISALQPEESKMKLVFSTIYPVGSDGSMELQNHEKQDIPEGPVDTSSLSGCETSGGVGSSTAADQTENCLDHSSPAVDEESIVDCEELYGPDKEPLIQKYPEMASLKLDELAMNMEVQQSNRVDESNQASKSSEQGNDSSSTASKSPNQLTKSENLQVKKTSKSLAEKESGSKNSVSMKVEAYVKEHIRPLCKSGVISVEQYRWAVGKTTEKVMKYHPKDKNANFLIKEGDKIKKLAEQYVETAQKQKN; encoded by the exons ATGGAGATGGAATTGTTTACGGAGGCAATGCCTGAAGAAGATAACTGTtgtattgatgaaaataatgAT gaTCCGTCGATGTTGGACGGTGAAAGATGTGGGATATGTATGGATGTTGTCATTGATAGAGGAGTTCTAGACTGCTGTCAACACTG GTTTTGTTTTACATGCATTGACAACTGGGCTACCATCACAAACTTATGCCCACTTTGCCAGAGTGAATTTCAATTGATCACTTGTGTGCCT GTATTTGATACCATAGGGGGCAGCCAGACTGAGGAGGATTTATATACCAG AGATGATGATTGGTCCATTGAAGGGAAGACTAATACTCTTTCATTCCCATCATACTATATCGACGAGAAT GCAGTTGTCTGCTTGGATGGAGATGGCTGCAAAGTTCGGGCTGGCGCAGTTAAAAATGAAGGAGATCTGAATCTTGATACGTCAATTGCTTGTGATTCATGTGACATATG GTATCATGCCTTTTGTGTTGGATTTGACACTGAGGACACTTCTGAAAGTTCATGGCTATGCCCAAG ATGTGTAGACAAGCTACCCGAAAAGTCAGAATCTTACAAGAAGTTTGGTCCAGAAAATGCCAGCAATAACTGTTTGCTTGAGGCTTCTTTTTCAGGGGAAGTGTCTGTATCTGTTGCTGATGCTGGTGAGACGGCTGTTGTCGTCTCGATTGTTGAGAGGAACAAACAGGATGAAGTACCAGGCAGAAAACTTTTAAATCTAGATACTGACGAGGCTATAAATACTGGCATTTTGATCCATGATCCTGTTCCTGATACTCCCAGTATAGAACTGTCCTTGCCACAAAATGAATGTCCAGATTCAGCGCAGCCTTCTGCTACCCCTGTGGATGTGAAGTCTGATTCATCAACGCAGTTAATTAGTAATGAACCGGTTCAACCAAATCTAGATCTTCATCTGGGATTGTCAGTGAACTCATTTTCAGCATGTAATG TAGACGTTACAAATGCGAAGGTAGCTGGAGATCAAGTACCTCAAGCTGCACGACCGACGAATACGTCAGAATGCCTTCCTCCAG GTGAAAAAGTGACGCTTGATAAGAACGAGGACAAGGTTGTGGCTTCCGGTGCAAAAAGAAAGCGCAGGGAAAACAG TGATTGCAGAAATGCTGATGATGGAGGCATTAGAGCCAAAGCTGAGCCTGCCAATTATCCGAAGAGAGTTAAAATCGAGGGAACCAGTGAGCAACTTAATACAAAGGAGCAACCTCCAGTATCTGCTTCTGACAAGTCCGATAAACCTCGAGCAGTCACCTTGAAGGACGAGAAAATGAAATGTAAACCTGAAAATAAAAATCTTAGCACTGACATAATGAATATAGTTCAAGGAACAGGTCGTAAAACTTTGAAGAAGCTTGCACATAGCAACCAGGATGGAATGTCCTCAGAACTAAGAGAAAATGCAGCTCGCTTGAGGGTTAAAAAGATCATGCGGAGAACTGGTGATGAGGACTCATCAGTGCTAGTTGAAAATCTGAGGAAAGAAATTAGAGAAGCTGTTCGTAACAAGTCTTATGGGGATAAAGGGGAAAAGCATCTTGATCCGAAACTTCTTACTGCTTTTAGAGCTGTTGTGACAGGATCTACAACTGAAACTAAGAAGCCTTCTGTGGATCTGAAAGCAAAGAAGTCACTGTTGCAGAAGGGAAAAGTACGTGAAAACCTAACCAAAAAGATTTATGGTATTGGAGGAAGACGACGGAGAGCATGGACTCGGGATTGTGAAGTAGAATTCTGGAAATACAGATGCTCAAACATGTCAAAGCCTGAGAAGATTCAGACATTGAAGTCGGTTCTTGACCTCCTGAGAGATGATTCTGAGAATGCAGCAACAAAGCCTGTGAATGAAGGGGAAGGAAGGTCTTCCATCCTTTCAAGGCTATATTTAGCAGATAATTCGGTTTTTCCAAGAAAGGAGGATATCAAGCCTGCCTCTACCCGTACTGTTGTTGGAGCTGATCAGAACAAAGATAACGGATTGACATCAAGCACTTCAGCAACATCTTTTGCTAGTCCATCCAGTATAGTTCCACCCGTAAATGTGTCTTCTGTGGTGGTGGCTTCTCCTTTGGAAATTAAGGGGGCCAAGGTAAGTGTCCCAACCACTAAGGCTGATATTACCAGAAATGTACTTTCAATCAAAGGCACTGATAGGCCGTCTACATCAACATCAAGTGGTTTGAAATTGTGTACCAAGGAGGAAACAGCTGTAAAATGTGATAATACAAGGAGCGATAAGAGGAAGTGGGCACTAGAGGTTCTTGCAAGAAAAACAGCAGCAGCAAGCAAGAGCGGGACCCTGGAAAATGAAGAGGACAGTGCCGTACTGAAAAATAATTATCCTTTGCTA GCTCAGCTACCGAAAGACATGCGGCCAGCTTTGGCACCCTGTCGTCATAATAAAATCCCCATGTCCGTCAGGCTG GCTCAACTTCACCGTCTCACTGAGCACCTCTTAAGGAAAACAAATCTGTCAGTTATGTGCAGAACAGCAGAAACAGAGCTGGCAATTGCAGACGCGGTTAATATTGAAAAGGAGGTTGCTGATAGGTCTAATAGCAAACTAGTATATGTAAATCTCTGCTCACAAGAACTGCGCAGATCAGACAATGCCAGTCATGTTGGTGTTGCAGAGCCAAATCCTTGCCAAACATCAGAAGTTCTAAGTAACTCATCAGAAGAATTAAGCGACGCCCATTCTTCTGATCCAGCAGTCAATGAAGCGCTAAGAAATGCAGGACTTTTGTCCGATTCACCTCCAAATAGTCCAAGTTGCCCCTTGGAGGAAGTCAAAGAGGAAATTTGCATATCAAAAGAAGTTGAAGATGACGGGCCAGAGAATGTGTTTGAAGTGGATGCTCCTCCAGAACTTGATATATATGGGGATTTTGAATATAGTTTGGAGGATGATGACTTTTCTGGTGCTGGAACTTCAATGATCTCTGCGCTGCAGCCAGAAGAATCTAAAATGAAACTTGTCTTCTCCACAATCTACCCTGTGGGATCTGATGGTTCTATGGAACTTCAAAATCACGAAAAACAGGACATTCCTGAAGGTCCTGTAGACACATCTTCCTTGAGTGGATGTGAAACAAGTGGTGGGGTTGGAAGCTCAACTGCAGCTGACCAGACTGAAAATTGCCTTGATCATAGTTCCCCGGCAGTCGATGAAGAGTCTATTGTAGACTGTGAAGAGTTGTACGGACCAGATAAAGAGCCGCTGATTCAGAAGTATCCTGAGATGGCATCACTCAAGCTTGATGAACTGGCCATGAACATGGAAGTTCAACAAAGCAATAGAGTCGATGAATCCAATCAGGCTTCAAAGTCTTCGGAGCAGGGAAACGACAGCAGCTCTACTGCTTCCAAATCACCTAACCAGCTTACCAAAAGTGAAAATCTACAGGTGAAGAAGACATCGAAATCCCTTGCTGAAAAGGAATCAGGCAGCAAAAACTCTGTATCGATGAAG GTCGAAGCATACGTGAAGGAGCACATTAGACCACTTTGCAAGAGCGGGGTGATCTCTGTTGAACAATACAGGTGGGCTGTGGGCAAAACCACTGAGAAAGTCATGAAGTATCACCCAAAGGACAAAAATGCTAATTTTCTCATCAAGGAAGGAGATAAAATTAAGAAACTTGCAGAGCAGTACGTTGAGACAgctcaaaaacaaaaaaactaa